A portion of the Granulosicoccus antarcticus IMCC3135 genome contains these proteins:
- a CDS encoding pseudouridine synthase, producing the protein MSEASAQHRIVLFNKPFGVLCQFTDADKRKTLADYIEAPGFYAAGRLDRDSEGLLLLTNDGALQQRISHPRFKLTKQYLVQVDGQIDARAIEQLRKGVQLKDGPARAVQVSQVDPPEVLWPRDPPIRIRQNIPTSWLQISLQEGRNRQVRRMTAAVNFPTLRLIRTHIGPYEVWPLKNGEWQFCETLPALGFVK; encoded by the coding sequence GTGAGCGAGGCAAGCGCGCAGCACCGCATTGTGCTGTTCAACAAGCCGTTTGGCGTTCTGTGCCAGTTCACCGATGCTGACAAACGCAAGACATTAGCCGATTACATTGAAGCTCCAGGCTTCTATGCTGCCGGACGACTGGACAGAGACAGCGAAGGCTTGTTGCTTCTGACTAACGATGGGGCCTTGCAGCAGCGCATCAGCCACCCACGATTCAAGCTGACCAAACAATACCTGGTGCAAGTGGATGGCCAGATTGACGCCAGAGCCATCGAGCAGTTGCGCAAAGGTGTGCAACTCAAGGATGGACCCGCGCGTGCGGTGCAAGTCAGCCAGGTGGATCCACCCGAGGTGTTGTGGCCGCGCGATCCGCCCATCCGGATTCGTCAGAACATACCGACTAGCTGGCTACAGATCAGCCTGCAGGAAGGCCGTAATCGGCAAGTGCGACGCATGACAGCCGCTGTGAACTTCCCCACCTTGCGCCTGATCCGCACACACATCGGGCCCTACGAAGTATGGCCACTCAAGAATGGCGAATGGCAGTTTTGTGAAACGCTCCCAGCACTGGGCTTCGTGAAGTAG
- a CDS encoding ABC transporter permease, protein MSKQPASTTTSLTTAPITGQATDVKTINGIEVPFRGAGFAPRPIRGVAIALFIVLILVAEWGTRTGYISNLTLPRPSDVFATFQQLWSSGLLWQHLAPSLSRLAVGAALGVSVGTATGILIGLFSLIRAGLVPLVAALFPIPKIALLPLFVIWFGIDETSKYALIAFGTFTPTVVATYGAVDNVDRTLIRMGQSFGLSWFSIVRKIVIPGAMPGILSGLRVSLAIAIILLVAAEMLGAEYGIGAYILEAGSLYDLERLFAGVVILSVLGVLISTLIGWIEGKVLHWRG, encoded by the coding sequence ATGAGCAAGCAACCAGCCTCGACAACCACCAGCCTGACAACGGCACCGATTACCGGACAGGCAACCGACGTGAAAACCATCAATGGCATAGAAGTACCTTTCAGAGGCGCAGGCTTTGCACCGCGACCGATACGTGGCGTCGCCATCGCCCTCTTCATCGTGCTCATCCTGGTCGCTGAATGGGGCACCAGAACCGGCTATATCTCCAATCTGACGCTTCCACGGCCCTCTGATGTCTTTGCCACTTTCCAGCAATTGTGGAGTAGCGGACTACTGTGGCAACATCTGGCCCCCTCCCTGTCGCGTCTTGCTGTCGGCGCCGCTCTTGGCGTGAGTGTCGGTACGGCCACCGGCATCCTCATTGGCCTGTTCTCATTGATCCGTGCTGGCCTGGTGCCGCTGGTGGCCGCTCTCTTCCCCATTCCCAAGATTGCCCTGCTTCCGCTGTTTGTCATCTGGTTCGGTATTGATGAGACTTCCAAATACGCGTTGATAGCCTTTGGTACTTTCACACCGACGGTTGTTGCCACTTATGGCGCCGTCGATAACGTGGACCGGACACTGATCCGCATGGGTCAGAGTTTCGGGCTAAGCTGGTTTTCAATTGTCCGCAAGATTGTCATTCCCGGAGCCATGCCAGGCATTCTTTCCGGCTTGCGAGTCAGCCTCGCCATTGCCATCATTCTGTTGGTCGCGGCCGAAATGCTCGGTGCGGAGTACGGCATCGGTGCTTATATTCTGGAAGCCGGCTCTCTGTACGATCTGGAACGATTGTTTGCCGGAGTTGTCATCTTGTCGGTACTCGGTGTGTTGATCAGCACACTGATTGGCTGGATTGAAGGCAAAGTACTGCACTGGCGCGGTTGA
- the rpsT gene encoding 30S ribosomal protein S20: protein MANTAQARKRVRQAEKSRQRNASQRSMMRTMVKRVFSALAAGDKSAAETAYKEAVPVLDHMARKGLIHKNKAARYKSRFNAQVRALA, encoded by the coding sequence GTGGCAAACACAGCACAGGCACGTAAACGCGTTCGCCAAGCCGAAAAATCTCGTCAACGTAACGCGAGCCAACGCTCGATGATGCGTACGATGGTCAAGCGCGTATTCTCGGCACTTGCTGCCGGTGACAAAAGCGCAGCCGAAACTGCTTATAAAGAAGCTGTTCCGGTTCTGGATCACATGGCTCGAAAAGGCCTGATTCACAAGAACAAGGCAGCGCGATACAAGAGCCGTTTCAACGCTCAGGTTCGTGCTCTGGCGTAA
- a CDS encoding M12 family metallo-peptidase → MQIPLSNARGTRQACQWVLLTFLFCVLPITSALADRSLPFNSPVTTVFDEELQQLDIASIDQQWQLQLTPKQLLSNSSILQEALYDLPQFFDGVIINDEQSWARISYEDIGEGHFEGHLFSGGNLYELKYDDSMGGQTLSQLSGNTIMEEIPSSSTQLNDLDISANANDADSAGTPTNKLEPVAARAVKIGIVIDSKYNEYHNQRGLAQALGVINGVDGLYQDQLGLAVVVDSFRVYDDPDQDPLRDFQGNVDQVLEEFREIRIADEQLPADLALVHLFSGHDDREKVIGLGWINTACRLDGYDVSMSTPFPYGMLLSAHEIAHNLGAEHDDDAVCLTDSAITGSEIMSSELSGSTRPVFSSCSIDKMQQTLSAACVTDNIDVGISLDAEATDTPYRLNVSITALNQDATRFVSQVSSITDFPAAAQLSAPSAGCTIQGSQLHCQHQALAAKGFQSVSVSADFPIDGDPQALISTELFPDDFSDTELQNNQATVRFDLELSSSTPTTMAAADDQGQLLSTAQSGGGAGDSSVSVGSAGPITLSGGALFALFTLIRSRRKVAFAQNSEHPLVRSRTRTRTQSRT, encoded by the coding sequence ATGCAAATCCCGCTATCAAATGCACGCGGAACCAGACAAGCGTGCCAGTGGGTATTACTGACATTCCTGTTTTGCGTGCTGCCAATCACATCAGCTCTTGCTGATCGGTCACTGCCGTTCAATTCGCCGGTCACAACCGTTTTTGATGAAGAACTTCAGCAACTCGACATTGCCAGTATCGACCAACAATGGCAACTCCAGCTAACCCCCAAGCAGCTGCTGAGCAATTCATCCATTTTGCAGGAAGCCCTGTACGACTTGCCGCAGTTCTTTGACGGCGTCATCATCAATGACGAACAGTCCTGGGCACGAATCTCGTACGAAGATATTGGCGAGGGTCATTTCGAAGGACACCTCTTCAGTGGCGGCAATCTGTATGAGCTGAAATACGATGACAGCATGGGCGGCCAGACCCTGTCGCAATTGTCCGGCAACACCATTATGGAAGAGATTCCAAGCAGCTCAACCCAGCTGAACGATCTTGATATCTCTGCGAATGCGAACGATGCAGACTCAGCAGGCACGCCGACGAACAAGCTCGAACCCGTAGCTGCCCGAGCGGTCAAAATTGGCATCGTGATTGACAGTAAATATAACGAATATCACAACCAGCGCGGACTTGCACAAGCTCTGGGCGTCATCAATGGCGTTGATGGGCTGTATCAGGACCAACTAGGCCTTGCAGTGGTTGTCGACAGCTTCCGGGTTTATGACGACCCTGATCAGGATCCCTTGCGGGATTTTCAAGGCAACGTGGATCAGGTTCTGGAAGAGTTTCGCGAGATTCGCATCGCCGACGAACAATTGCCTGCAGACCTGGCTCTGGTCCACCTGTTCAGTGGGCATGATGATCGAGAAAAAGTCATTGGTCTTGGATGGATCAATACCGCTTGTCGACTGGACGGGTATGACGTAAGCATGTCCACCCCTTTTCCCTATGGCATGCTGCTGTCTGCTCACGAGATTGCCCATAATCTCGGGGCAGAGCATGACGATGACGCTGTATGCCTCACTGACAGCGCCATTACCGGTAGCGAAATCATGTCGTCTGAGCTATCGGGCAGCACCCGGCCGGTATTTTCATCCTGCAGCATCGACAAGATGCAGCAGACCCTGTCGGCAGCATGCGTGACTGACAATATCGATGTGGGCATCAGCCTGGATGCTGAAGCCACCGATACACCTTATCGTTTGAATGTCTCCATTACTGCGCTCAATCAGGACGCAACACGATTTGTCTCTCAAGTCAGCAGCATTACCGACTTCCCCGCAGCTGCACAGCTATCCGCACCTTCAGCAGGCTGCACGATTCAGGGATCGCAACTGCACTGCCAGCACCAGGCCCTGGCCGCCAAAGGCTTTCAAAGCGTCTCTGTCTCTGCAGATTTTCCGATCGATGGCGATCCACAGGCACTGATCAGCACCGAGTTGTTTCCGGATGACTTCAGCGATACCGAGCTACAGAACAATCAGGCCACTGTACGATTTGATCTGGAACTATCCAGCTCAACACCGACCACCATGGCCGCAGCAGATGACCAAGGCCAATTACTGTCGACTGCCCAGTCTGGAGGCGGCGCGGGCGATAGCAGTGTCTCTGTCGGTAGTGCGGGGCCGATCACTCTGTCAGGTGGCGCTCTGTTCGCCCTGTTCACACTGATCAGAAGCCGCAGGAAAGTCGCCTTCGCGCAGAACTCCGAACATCCACTTGTTCGGTCCCGGACTCGGACTCGGACTCAGTCCCGCACGTAG
- a CDS encoding polyprenyl synthetase family protein — MSIEDCRALIAPGMDRVDDLIRRRLASEVVLINQLSTYIIGSGGKRLRPQLVLLAAGACGLDTATEPHPVTVAAIIEFIHTATLLHDDVVDASDLRRGQDTANAVWGNEAAVLVGDFLYSRSFEMMVEVGNIEVMSILASTTNRIAEGEVMQLLNVREPGITEAQYIEVIEAKTARLFQAATELGAVLAGESTDRQAALASFGMHLGTAFQIADDVLDYQSDSETMGKNIGDDLAEGKTTLPLIYAMRDGTAEQAATVATAIREGGLGHLAEVLDIIKKTDALNNSMKRAAESAESAVAALALLPESPYRQALERIALYSIERTS; from the coding sequence TTGTCCATAGAAGATTGTCGAGCCTTGATCGCGCCGGGCATGGACCGTGTCGATGATCTTATCCGTCGACGCCTGGCCTCAGAGGTGGTGCTGATCAATCAGCTGTCAACCTACATAATCGGAAGTGGCGGTAAGCGCCTGCGCCCGCAGCTGGTCTTACTCGCTGCCGGCGCCTGTGGGCTTGATACAGCCACCGAGCCGCATCCGGTCACGGTGGCTGCCATCATCGAATTCATACATACAGCCACGTTGTTGCATGACGATGTGGTGGATGCTTCCGATTTGCGTCGGGGTCAGGACACTGCCAATGCCGTATGGGGGAACGAAGCCGCCGTCCTGGTTGGGGACTTTCTGTATTCGCGCTCATTTGAAATGATGGTGGAAGTCGGCAATATCGAAGTCATGAGCATTCTGGCTTCCACAACCAACCGAATCGCCGAAGGCGAGGTCATGCAGCTTCTGAACGTGCGGGAGCCGGGTATCACCGAGGCGCAGTACATCGAAGTCATTGAAGCAAAAACGGCACGTCTGTTTCAGGCAGCTACCGAGCTGGGTGCCGTGCTGGCCGGGGAAAGCACCGATCGACAAGCCGCTTTGGCAAGTTTTGGTATGCATCTGGGGACCGCCTTCCAGATCGCCGATGACGTGCTGGACTATCAGAGCGATAGCGAGACGATGGGCAAGAACATCGGAGATGACCTGGCGGAAGGCAAGACGACGTTGCCACTGATATACGCCATGCGTGATGGTACAGCCGAACAGGCAGCGACGGTGGCGACAGCCATTCGTGAAGGCGGATTGGGACATCTGGCCGAAGTGCTGGATATCATCAAGAAGACTGATGCTCTGAATAATTCCATGAAACGTGCGGCCGAGTCAGCCGAGAGTGCCGTTGCCGCTTTAGCACTGCTGCCCGAATCACCCTATCGTCAGGCGCTGGAGCGGATTGCTCTCTACTCGATAGAGCGCACCTCCTGA
- a CDS encoding 5'-3' exonuclease yields MIHQALFLVDSSIYVFRGWQGLPADTRNRFGEPDNAVQGFTETLCQIIENHRPTMMLCAFDECFRKGIRNQLYPAYKADRPPAPQDLVPQFARCKQVAQALGIMTQGSDQVEADDIIGHFAGMASRQDLPVTIVTGDKDLAQFITENDLYWDYGRRGIATYDEVHKRFKIRPEQIPDWLALSGDKSDNIPGVPGVGPTTAARLLNKWNDLENLLANLGEVSMMRFRGAPRVSRLLYEHKSTIALARSLTGLINDDRLPQDLTTCERPPRDERLLFNALVDAGLMDDLAERTARRLADK; encoded by the coding sequence GTGATCCATCAAGCTCTCTTTCTGGTGGACTCCAGTATCTATGTTTTTCGCGGCTGGCAAGGGTTGCCGGCAGATACGCGTAATCGCTTCGGCGAGCCCGACAATGCTGTGCAGGGCTTTACCGAGACGCTCTGCCAGATTATCGAAAACCATCGCCCGACGATGATGCTGTGCGCCTTCGACGAATGTTTCAGAAAAGGCATTCGCAACCAGCTGTACCCCGCCTACAAGGCCGATCGCCCACCAGCACCTCAGGATCTGGTCCCCCAGTTTGCCCGATGCAAGCAGGTAGCACAGGCACTGGGCATCATGACGCAGGGCAGCGACCAGGTTGAAGCCGACGATATCATTGGTCACTTTGCCGGCATGGCCAGCCGCCAGGATCTGCCTGTGACCATCGTGACGGGGGATAAGGATCTTGCCCAGTTCATCACAGAAAATGACCTGTACTGGGATTACGGGCGTCGCGGCATCGCCACTTATGACGAAGTACACAAACGATTCAAGATCAGACCGGAACAGATCCCGGACTGGCTGGCACTCAGTGGCGACAAGAGCGACAACATTCCCGGCGTACCGGGCGTTGGCCCGACAACGGCAGCTCGCCTGCTCAACAAATGGAATGATCTGGAGAACTTGCTGGCAAACCTGGGAGAGGTTTCGATGATGCGCTTTCGAGGCGCTCCACGAGTCAGCAGGCTTTTGTATGAGCACAAATCCACAATCGCCCTGGCACGTTCATTAACGGGTCTGATCAACGATGATCGTCTGCCGCAGGATCTCACCACCTGCGAACGTCCACCCCGAGACGAAAGGCTACTGTTCAACGCTCTGGTGGATGCAGGACTGATGGACGATCTGGCTGAACGCACTGCCCGTCGCCTGGCTGACAAGTGA
- the proB gene encoding glutamate 5-kinase has product MRDRLRSARRWVVKVGSSLLTADGKGLDHAIIEQWTTQIAALLADNRQVVLVSSGSIAEGVARLKLPKRPTRVHELQAAAAVGQMGLIRAYEAGFERYDQLTAQILLTHDDLADRRRYLNARATLSTLLTHGVLPIVNENDTVTTDEIKLGDNDTLGAQVANLIDADVLVLLTDQNGLFDKDPRSNPDAQLLERANASDPNILALAGPPGSSIGSGGMRTKILAAERAAQNGTTTVIANGREPNVLLRLRDGEPLGTMLTSDQKPLDARKRWLADHLRAKGTVTLDEGACRVLKEKGSSLLAVGVRACSGEFSRGELVSCIDKEGREVARGLTNYSAADTRKILGQSSDQFVQLLGYSGEPELVHRDNMIVFR; this is encoded by the coding sequence ATGCGTGACCGTTTGCGCTCTGCCAGACGCTGGGTCGTCAAGGTAGGCAGCTCTCTCCTCACCGCCGATGGCAAGGGCCTTGACCATGCCATCATTGAACAATGGACCACCCAGATAGCTGCACTACTAGCCGACAATCGACAGGTTGTACTGGTATCAAGTGGCTCCATTGCCGAGGGCGTCGCCCGCCTCAAACTCCCCAAACGCCCCACACGCGTCCACGAGCTGCAAGCTGCAGCTGCCGTCGGACAAATGGGACTGATCCGCGCCTATGAAGCTGGCTTTGAACGCTATGACCAGCTAACGGCACAGATACTCCTGACACACGACGATCTTGCTGATCGACGACGCTATCTGAATGCCCGGGCCACCCTGTCCACACTGCTGACCCATGGCGTTCTGCCCATCGTGAACGAAAATGACACGGTCACGACCGACGAAATCAAACTGGGCGACAACGACACGCTAGGCGCCCAGGTTGCCAATCTGATTGATGCCGATGTGCTGGTATTACTAACCGACCAGAACGGCCTGTTTGACAAAGATCCTCGCTCAAACCCAGACGCCCAACTACTGGAACGCGCCAACGCCAGCGACCCGAACATACTTGCGCTCGCAGGACCTCCCGGCAGCAGCATCGGCAGCGGCGGCATGCGTACCAAGATACTGGCCGCCGAACGGGCAGCCCAGAACGGCACCACCACTGTCATTGCCAACGGGCGCGAACCCAATGTTCTGCTCAGGCTGCGCGATGGCGAACCCCTGGGAACCATGCTGACCAGCGACCAGAAACCTCTGGACGCGCGCAAGCGCTGGCTGGCAGATCATCTGCGGGCCAAAGGCACGGTGACACTGGATGAGGGAGCCTGCCGAGTATTGAAGGAGAAGGGCTCTAGCCTGCTTGCGGTAGGTGTGCGCGCATGCTCAGGCGAATTCTCTCGTGGAGAACTGGTTTCCTGCATCGACAAGGAAGGTCGTGAAGTTGCGAGAGGGCTGACCAACTACAGCGCAGCGGATACTCGCAAGATACTGGGACAGTCCAGCGATCAATTCGTACAACTGCTGGGCTACTCCGGCGAACCGGAACTGGTACACCGGGACAACATGATTGTCTTCCGGTGA
- the rpmA gene encoding 50S ribosomal protein L27 — MAHKKAGGSTRNGRDSESKRLGVKKFGGEIAIAGNIIVRQRGTRFHAGVNTGIGKDHTIFAKTDGVVTFSVRGANNRKFIDIIPAAVEG; from the coding sequence ATGGCACATAAGAAAGCAGGCGGAAGTACTCGCAACGGTCGCGATTCAGAATCCAAACGCCTCGGCGTGAAGAAGTTTGGCGGCGAAATCGCAATTGCAGGCAACATCATTGTTCGCCAGCGCGGCACACGCTTCCACGCGGGCGTCAACACAGGTATCGGCAAGGATCACACGATCTTCGCCAAGACCGACGGTGTTGTCACCTTTAGTGTTCGCGGAGCCAACAACCGCAAGTTCATAGACATCATCCCTGCAGCCGTAGAAGGCTGA
- a CDS encoding ABC transporter ATP-binding protein, translated as MQLQLQGLSHAYGETTVLQDINLQVSAGKILCIVGPSGCGKSTLLRLMGGLEKPSTGIVTLQGTPPQGCLNPLTYIFQDFALLPWRNVADNISLVLEDHHLSRAEHEQIINDVLSRTRMSDFRHALPRQLSGGMKQRVAIARALAVKPAVLLMDEPLSALDSQTRELLLEDLLQLWTAEPFTGVYVTHNLSEAVRLGHEIVVLSRHPGRIFETVSMSTPLSERDFNNAEMEQTRQHLWQMMRDEAAQADRELV; from the coding sequence ATGCAACTGCAATTACAAGGCCTCAGCCATGCCTACGGCGAAACCACCGTTCTGCAGGACATCAACCTGCAGGTCAGTGCCGGCAAGATTCTGTGTATCGTCGGTCCGTCAGGATGTGGTAAATCGACACTACTGCGATTGATGGGTGGCCTTGAAAAACCGTCTACCGGCATTGTCACACTGCAGGGAACGCCGCCTCAAGGCTGCCTGAATCCACTGACCTATATCTTCCAGGACTTTGCATTGCTGCCCTGGCGCAATGTGGCCGACAACATCAGCCTGGTACTGGAAGATCACCACCTGAGTCGGGCAGAACACGAGCAGATCATCAACGACGTGCTGAGCCGGACTCGCATGAGTGATTTTCGCCATGCCTTGCCGCGCCAGCTGTCCGGAGGTATGAAACAGCGGGTCGCCATCGCCCGTGCCCTGGCTGTCAAACCGGCCGTTCTTTTGATGGACGAGCCGTTATCGGCTCTGGACAGTCAGACCCGTGAGCTGTTACTCGAAGATTTATTGCAGCTTTGGACAGCCGAGCCTTTCACCGGGGTCTATGTAACCCACAACCTGTCAGAGGCTGTCAGGCTGGGCCATGAAATTGTTGTGCTATCGCGCCATCCAGGACGAATTTTCGAGACAGTTTCGATGAGCACACCGCTAAGCGAACGCGATTTCAACAACGCTGAAATGGAACAGACCCGCCAGCATCTATGGCAAATGATGCGCGATGAAGCCGCCCAGGCCGATCGGGAACTGGTCTGA
- a CDS encoding ABC transporter substrate-binding protein: protein MSAISRRRALGIIGTTAAASLFGMPAIGQARTKINVGALRFTSHAASFVAFERGYFEEAGFDVEFKFFQAAQPMAVAIASGDADYAVTAISGGLISLAEKGAIKVIGGALSEESGIYGQQILASNAAYDAGLTSPAQLDGHSFGITQAGSSFHYMGSKIASAESAKLKFKPLQKTGAIIGAIKSGQIDAWTIVPHIAKPLADAGAWKIIGSVADYLPDYQVTTLFTSASNARDKAEQNKAFLAAFARGAADFNAALVDKTAGTAAHDDMVRLIHKYVYTDKDYEQAAPGIINGAMRINEGAAMNLASIKDQLDWFKSEGLVKDSIDIDTVVDSSYVRIIGQ, encoded by the coding sequence ATGAGCGCAATCAGCCGTCGAAGAGCACTTGGAATCATTGGCACCACTGCCGCAGCCAGCCTGTTCGGAATGCCAGCCATCGGCCAGGCACGAACAAAAATCAATGTAGGTGCTCTGCGATTCACCAGTCACGCTGCCAGTTTTGTCGCATTCGAGCGCGGTTATTTCGAAGAAGCCGGGTTCGATGTGGAGTTCAAATTTTTCCAGGCGGCCCAGCCAATGGCCGTGGCGATTGCCTCAGGTGATGCAGACTACGCGGTCACAGCCATTTCGGGTGGGCTGATTTCCCTCGCCGAAAAAGGTGCAATCAAGGTTATCGGAGGCGCACTGTCCGAGGAAAGCGGCATCTACGGCCAGCAGATCCTGGCCTCCAATGCAGCCTACGATGCAGGCCTGACCTCCCCTGCACAGCTTGACGGCCACAGTTTCGGCATCACTCAGGCGGGCTCCTCCTTTCATTACATGGGCTCAAAGATTGCGTCTGCAGAAAGCGCCAAGCTGAAGTTCAAGCCACTGCAAAAGACCGGCGCCATTATTGGTGCTATCAAGTCCGGCCAGATTGATGCCTGGACCATCGTGCCCCATATCGCCAAACCGCTGGCGGACGCAGGCGCGTGGAAGATCATAGGCTCGGTTGCTGACTACCTACCCGACTACCAGGTGACAACCCTATTCACTTCAGCCAGCAATGCTCGTGATAAAGCGGAGCAGAACAAAGCGTTTCTGGCAGCATTCGCCCGAGGAGCCGCTGACTTCAACGCGGCACTGGTCGACAAAACGGCTGGAACAGCAGCACATGACGACATGGTCAGATTGATTCACAAGTACGTTTACACCGACAAGGATTACGAGCAGGCGGCTCCCGGCATCATCAATGGCGCCATGCGCATCAATGAAGGTGCTGCGATGAACCTGGCCTCAATCAAAGACCAGCTTGACTGGTTCAAGTCCGAGGGTCTGGTGAAGGACAGTATCGACATTGATACCGTGGTCGATTCTTCCTACGTTCGCATCATCGGCCAATAG
- the rplU gene encoding 50S ribosomal protein L21: MYAVVKTGGKQYQVSEGDRLRVETIKAEAGSDVTLDEVLMVNDGETVNVGAPLIANASVSAKVLSHGRGTKVTIIKFKRRKHHRKQAGHRQNYTELQITGINAG; the protein is encoded by the coding sequence ATGTACGCGGTAGTCAAAACCGGTGGCAAGCAGTACCAAGTAAGCGAAGGTGACCGTTTAAGGGTCGAAACCATCAAGGCGGAAGCCGGCAGCGACGTCACTCTTGACGAAGTGTTGATGGTCAACGATGGCGAAACTGTCAACGTTGGTGCGCCTTTGATCGCAAACGCATCCGTCAGCGCCAAGGTGCTTTCGCATGGCCGTGGCACAAAAGTCACAATCATCAAGTTCAAGCGCCGCAAGCATCATCGCAAGCAGGCCGGACATCGTCAGAATTACACTGAGCTACAAATTACCGGCATCAACGCTGGCTAG
- the cgtA gene encoding Obg family GTPase CgtA produces MKFVDEARINVIAGDGGNGALGFRREKYIPKGGPDGGDGGDGGSVFLRATEGLNTLADFQHQRTFLAERGANGRGQNCSGAGGEDCIVDVPVGTVARDRANDQIIADMQQPGQMIEVAKGGWHGLGNARFKSSTNRAPRKTTDGTTGERRELMLELSVLADVGLLGMPNAGKSTLIRQLSSARPKVADYPFTTLHPNLGVVSLEPHRSFVMADIPGLIEGAAEGHGLGVRFLKHLSRTRLLLHLIDVMPIDQSDPVASGIAIVNELKKHSEVLYKKERWLVLNKTDLLGGDDADEHCDAIIKGLGWTGPIYRVSAVTGAGTRSLASDIMKRLELLREQDAEEKEAEYARLSKRTNKIDIVGQVASEQIPEQTPDQASDKNPDEVPSDDA; encoded by the coding sequence ATGAAATTCGTCGACGAAGCTCGAATCAATGTAATAGCCGGTGACGGCGGGAACGGCGCGCTTGGATTTCGCCGCGAGAAATACATTCCCAAAGGTGGCCCGGACGGTGGTGACGGAGGTGATGGCGGCAGTGTTTTTCTGCGAGCCACCGAAGGCCTGAACACACTGGCCGACTTCCAGCATCAGCGCACCTTCCTCGCAGAGCGCGGAGCAAACGGTCGCGGGCAAAATTGCTCAGGCGCCGGCGGCGAGGATTGCATTGTCGACGTACCCGTAGGCACCGTTGCAAGAGACCGTGCCAACGACCAGATAATCGCCGACATGCAGCAGCCAGGTCAGATGATCGAAGTGGCCAAAGGCGGCTGGCACGGCCTAGGCAACGCGCGTTTTAAAAGCTCCACCAACCGCGCACCTCGAAAAACAACTGACGGAACGACCGGCGAACGACGCGAGCTCATGCTCGAACTGAGCGTACTGGCCGATGTCGGCCTGCTGGGCATGCCCAACGCCGGCAAATCGACTCTGATTCGCCAGCTGTCCTCAGCACGCCCCAAAGTTGCTGACTATCCCTTTACAACGCTACACCCCAATCTGGGCGTGGTCAGCCTTGAACCTCATCGCAGCTTCGTGATGGCCGACATTCCAGGCCTCATTGAAGGTGCCGCCGAAGGCCACGGACTAGGCGTGCGATTCCTCAAGCACCTCAGCCGCACACGTCTTTTGCTGCATCTCATCGATGTCATGCCGATTGATCAGAGCGACCCTGTCGCAAGCGGCATCGCGATCGTTAACGAGCTGAAGAAACACAGCGAAGTCCTTTACAAAAAAGAGCGCTGGCTGGTACTGAACAAGACGGATCTGCTAGGCGGCGATGATGCTGATGAACACTGCGACGCCATCATCAAGGGACTGGGCTGGACTGGGCCGATCTATCGCGTCTCGGCGGTAACCGGCGCAGGCACACGCAGCCTGGCCTCCGACATCATGAAACGACTGGAACTGTTGCGCGAACAGGACGCGGAAGAGAAGGAGGCGGAATACGCCAGACTATCCAAACGCACCAACAAGATCGACATTGTTGGCCAGGTAGCCTCTGAACAGATTCCCGAGCAGACTCCTGACCAGGCCTCAGACAAGAACCCTGACGAGGTGCCGTCGGACGATGCGTGA